A genome region from Clostridium pasteurianum includes the following:
- a CDS encoding fructose bisphosphate aldolase, giving the protein MNEKQMQRMHNDKGFIAALDQSGGSTPKALMQYGISQSSYSNDKEMFYLVHEMRKRIIKSTAFSSKYILGAILFEGTMNRTIDGEYTADYLWNKKNIVPFLKVDKGLADLKNGVQLMKPITNLKDILKEAVEKNIFGTKMRSVIKEASSQGIKMVVEQQFEVARQIFQAGLIPIIEPEVDIHSIDKEESEKLLKLEILKQLSKLDEKTKVMLKLSIPSEDNFYSDLMKDSHVVRVVALSGGYSQSEANEKLAFNHGLIASFSRALLQGLSVKQTDEEFNEVLLSSIKEIYEASIK; this is encoded by the coding sequence ATGAATGAAAAGCAAATGCAAAGAATGCATAATGACAAGGGATTTATTGCGGCGCTGGATCAAAGCGGAGGAAGTACACCTAAGGCATTAATGCAGTATGGAATTTCACAGAGTAGTTATTCTAATGATAAAGAGATGTTTTATTTAGTACACGAAATGAGAAAACGTATTATAAAAAGTACTGCTTTTAGTTCAAAGTATATTTTGGGTGCCATACTGTTTGAAGGTACAATGAATCGTACTATTGATGGTGAATACACTGCTGATTATCTGTGGAATAAGAAAAATATTGTACCATTTTTAAAAGTTGATAAAGGATTAGCTGATCTTAAAAATGGTGTACAGCTTATGAAGCCAATAACTAATCTAAAAGATATTTTAAAGGAAGCTGTAGAAAAAAATATTTTTGGAACTAAAATGCGTTCTGTTATTAAAGAGGCTAGCTCTCAAGGAATTAAAATGGTTGTGGAGCAGCAATTTGAAGTTGCAAGACAGATTTTTCAGGCTGGACTAATTCCAATTATTGAACCTGAAGTCGATATCCACAGCATTGATAAAGAAGAATCAGAAAAGCTTTTGAAGCTTGAAATCTTAAAACAGTTATCAAAGCTTGATGAAAAAACAAAAGTTATGCTTAAACTGTCAATACCGTCGGAGGATAATTTTTATAGCGATTTAATGAAGGATTCACATGTTGTAAGGGTTGTAGCCTTATCTGGTGGGTACAGCCAGAGTGAAGCAAATGAAAAGTTAGCATTTAATCATGGACTAATTGCCAGCTTTTCGAGAGCACTACTGCAGGGATTAAGCGTAAAGCAAACTGATGAAGAATTTAATGAAGTGCTGCTAAGTTCAATTAAGGAAATTTATGAAGCATCTATTAAATAG